The following coding sequences are from one Triticum dicoccoides isolate Atlit2015 ecotype Zavitan chromosome 4A, WEW_v2.0, whole genome shotgun sequence window:
- the LOC119288889 gene encoding pollen receptor-like kinase 3: MVMVILILAFRLSTLLLLLLAGSRVVVAAEPDASPPGTEAAALLRLKASFKDPTNALEAWSPLLPPAPCNATRPWPGVQCYKGSLIGLRLVHLNLSGAFDFAALANLPGLHSINLRRNAFAGPIPASLATVRSLRALYLSHNAFTGPIPGDVFANMRWLKKLYLDNNDLSGPLPAAAIAGAPRLIELHLDHNKIEGAVPELLPKSLRLFNVSHNRLTGVLPRSVATRFNESAFAGNPTLCGAPGSDAKACAPVAAPVAAPAPSLMPPMTAEDYFAVEEETSIVVVIGIILLVIALVSGAMVLMLQQDEQRNSAPLPPYYDAPVASGGIAPKPAVTAAPRTSGVAMETGGSSRGGSSSQGSARGGAGGKRMDEFVLMSKSSGEFGLQDMMKASAEVLGNGTLGSAYKAAMRNGITVAVKRMRDMNRVGRQEFENHLRVLGELRHPNVLAPLGYHYRKEEKLIVSELMPRGSLLYVLHGDQSPNRVVLDWPTRLRIALGAARGMAYLHEKLGMPTMRFVSMDGADFDAPPPPPPHGNLKSGNILLDANLEPHIADYGFFPLVNTPQAPQALFAFRSPEAVAALQQQQRVPVSARSDVYCFGVVLLELITGRFPSQYLLNARGGTDVVHWAAAAVTEGSEHEVIDPVIAAAGGGSAVQLVRIAVECTDPAPESRPNMAEVARMVEEVASASGAS; the protein is encoded by the exons ATGGTCATGGTCATCCTCATCCTAGCCTTCCGGCTCTccactcttctcctcctcctcctcgcgggcAGCCGGGTCGTGGTCGCCGCTGAGCCTGATGCCTCCCCACCAGGCACCGAGGCGGCGGCGCTCCTGCGCCTCAAGGCGTCGTTCAAGGACCCGACCAACGCGCTAGAGGCGTGGTCACCGTTGTTGCCCCCGGCGCCGTGCAACGCCACTAGACCTTGGCCTGGGGTGCAGTGCTACAAGGGCAGCCTCATCGGCCTCCGGCTGGTGCACCTTAACCTCTCCGGCGCATTCGACTTTGCTGCGCTCGCCAACCTACCGGGCCTGCACTCAATCAACCTCAGGCGCAACGCCTTCGCAGGCCCGATACCGGCGAGCCTCGCCACCGTCCGCAGCCTCCGTGCGTTGTATCTGTCGCACAACGCCTTCACCGGCCCTATCCCCGGCGACGTGTTTGCCAACATGCGCTGGCTCAAGAAGCTCTACCTCGACAACAACGACCTGTCCGGCCCGCTGCCAGCGGCCGCCATCGCCGGCGCGCCGCGCCTCATCGAGCTCCACCTCGACCACAACAAGATCGAGGGCGCCGTCCCCGAGCTCCTCCCCAAGTCTCTCCGGCTGTTCAACGTGTCGCACAACCGCCTCACGGGCGTGCTCCCGCGCTCTGTCGCCACGCGGTTCAACGAGTCGGCGTTTGCCGGTAACCCAACCCTGTGCGGGGCTCCAGGGAGCGACGCCAAGGCCTGCGCACCAGTGGCCGCACCGGTGGCCGCGCCGGCGCCCTCGTTGATGCCGCCGATGACGGCGGAGGACTACTTCGCCGTGGAGGAGGAGACCAGCATCGTCGTCGTGATCGGTATCATCCTGCTCGTCATCGCGCTGGTCTCCGGGGCGATGGTCCTCATGCTGCAGCAAGACGAGCAGCGGAACAGCGCGCCGCTGCCGCCGTACTACGACGCCCCTGTCGCCAGCGGCGGCATCGCCCCCAAGCCGGCCGTGACAGCCGCGCCTCGCACCTCAGGGGTGGCGATGGAAACAGGCGGGTCCAgccgcggcggcagcagcagccagGGCTCGGCACGTGGTGGTGCCGGCGGCAAGCGGATGGACGAGTTCGTCCTGATGAGCAAGTCGAGCGGCGAGTTCGGGCTGCAGGACATGATGAAGGCTTCGGCGGAGGTGCTCGGCAACGGCACACTCGGGTCCGCGTACAAGGCCGCCATGCGAAACGGCATCACCGTGGCCGTGAAGCGCATGCGCGACATGAACCGCGTCGGCCGCCAGGAGTTCGAGAACCACCTCCGCGTGCTCGGAGAGCTCCGCCACCCCAACGTGCTGGCTCCCCTCGGCTACCATTACCGCAAGGAGGAGAAGCTCATCGTCTCTGAGCTCATGCCACGCGGCAGCCTCCTCTACGTCCTCCACG GGGACCAGAGCCCCAACAGGGTGGTGCTGGACTGGCCGACGCGGCTGAGGATCGCCCTCGGCGCGGCGCGGGGCATGGCATACCTCCACGAGAAGCTCGGCATGCCGACGATGCGGTTCGTGAGCATGGACGGCGCCGACTTCGatgcgccgcccccgccgccgcctcacGGGAACCTCAAGTCCGGAAATATCCTCCTCGACGCCAACCTGGAGCCGCACATCGCGGACTACGGCTTCTTCCCGCTCGTCAACACGCCGCAGGCGCCTCAGGCCTTGTTCGCGTTCCGATCGCCGGAGGCTGTCGCTGCGCTCCAGCAGCAACAACGCGTGCCTGTTTCGGCCAGGTCCGACGTGTACTGCTTCGGCGTCGTGCTGCTCGAGCTCATCACGGGGAGATTCCCCTCGCAATACCTCCTCAACGCGCGCGGTGGCACAGACGTCGTACACTGGGCGGCTGCGGCGGTGACCGAGGGCAGCGAGCACGAGGTCATCGACCCCGTCATCGCCGCGGCCGGCGGGGGCTCCGCCGTGCAGCTGGTGCGTATCGCCGTTGAATGCACCGACCCCGCGCCGGAGAGCCGGCCCAACATGGCAGAGGTGGCGAGGATGGTGGAAGAGGTCGCCAGCGCCTCCGGCGCGTCGTGA